A genomic stretch from Apodemus sylvaticus chromosome 12, mApoSyl1.1, whole genome shotgun sequence includes:
- the Marco gene encoding macrophage receptor MARCO → MGSKETLKEEDFLGSTEDGADFDRAMFPVMETFEINDPVPKKRNWGTFCTTVMAIHLILLTAGTVLLVIQVLNLQEQFQMLEMCCGNGTLAAEHKPHFLLQWAHPKTHLVPGAQGLQALQAQLSRVHTSQEQLRQQVDNLTQNPELFRVKGERGSPGPKGAAGAPGIPGLPGPPAEKGEKGAAGRDGSPGVRGPQGPPGSKGEAGLQGFTGAPGTPGAAGIPGLPGEKGSKGDKGLTGPKGEHGTKGDKGDLGLPGNKGDMGMKGDTGVMGFPGAQGNKGDAGKPGLPGLAGSPGAKGDQGRPGVQGVPGPSGAPGPAGAKGEPGHTGPPGPIGPPGISGNPGPAGVKGSKGDTGFQGQKGTKGESGVPGLVGRKGDTGSPGLAGPKGEPGRPGLKGDPGMKGSSGQQGQKGEKGQKGEPIQVVRIVGGTNRGRAEVYYNNVWGTICDDSWDDDDATVFCRMLGYSRGRGLGSFGGGTGKIWLDDVACVGTESNLWDCRKSSWGSHNCNHNEDAGVDCL, encoded by the exons ATGGGAAGTAAAGAAACCCTCAAGGAGGAAGACTTCCTGGGCAGCACAGAAGACGGAGCTGATTTTGACCGAGCCATGTTCCCTGTGATGGAGACCTTCGAAATCAACG ATCCGGTGCCCAAGAAGAGGAACTGGGGGACCTTCTGCACGACAGTCATGGCCATCCACTTGATCCTGCTCACGGCAGGCACTGTGCTGCTGGTGATTCAAG TTCTCAATCTGCAGGAGCAGTTCCAGATGCTAGAGATGTGCTGTGGCAACGGAACGCTAGCTGCGGAGCACAAGCCACACTTCTTGCTGCAGTGGGCACATCCCAAAACACACCTGGTACCAGGAGCACAGGGGCTGCAGGCCCTGCAGGCCCAGCTCAGCCGGGTCCACACCAGCCAGGAGCAGCTACGTCAGCAGGTCGACAACCTCACTCAAAACCCag AGTTGTTCCGAGTTAAAGGTGAACGAGGCTCCCCAG GTCCAAAAGGGGCCGCGGGTGCCCCTGGAATCCCCGGCCTGCCTGGGCCGCCTGctgagaagggagaaaagggggctgcGGGTCGTGATGGAAGCCCGG GTGTCCGAGGACCCCAGGGCCCACCAGGCAGCAAGGGAGAGGCAG GCCTCCAGGGATTCACGGGTGCACCGGGGACGCCAGGAGCAGCTG GTATTCCAGGACTTCCAGGAGAGAAGGGCAGCAAAGGTGACAAAGGTCTCACTGGCCCCAAGGGGGAACATGGCACCAAGGGAGACAAAGGAGACCTAGGCCTTCCAG gAAACAAAGGGGACATGGGCATGAAGGGAGACACGGGGGTCATGGGGTTCCCTGGAGCCCAGGGAAACAAAGGTGATGCTGGAAAACCAGGTCTACCAG GTTtggctggatctcctggagccaAAGGTGATCAAG GAAGACCTGGTGTGCAGGGTGTTCCAGGCCCTTCAGGTGCACCAGGACCTGCAGGTGCCAAGGGTGAGCCTGGACACACTGGTCCTCCTGGGCCAATAG GACCCCCGGGGATTTCTGGGAATCCAGGGCCTGCAGGTGTGAAAGGAAGCAAGGGGGATACAG GATTTCAAGGACAGAAAGGCACAAAAGGAGAATCGGGAGTCCCAG GACTTGTAGGCAGAAAGGGAGACACTGGAAGCCCTGGACTGGCGGGCCCCAAAGGAGAACCTGGACGACCTGGTCTGAAGGGAGACCCTGGGATGAAAG GGTCTTCTGGCCAGCAAGGACAAAAGGGAGAAAAGGGTCAAAAAG GTGAACCCATCCAAGTGGTCCGGATCGTGGGTGGCACCAACAGAGGCCGAGCTGAGGTTTATTATAACAATGTCTGGGGGACGATTTGTGATGATAGTTGGGATGATGATGATGCCACTGTCTTCTGCCGCATGCTCGGTTACTCCAGGGGGAGAGGACTTGGAAGCTTTGGAGGTG GCACTGGGAAAATCTGGCTGGATGATGTTGCTTGTGTGGGCACAGAGAGCAATCTGTGGGACTGCAGGAAGAGCTCCTGGGGCTCTCACAATTGCAACCATAATGAAGACGCAGGTGTGGATTGCCTCTGA